The following DNA comes from Xyrauchen texanus isolate HMW12.3.18 chromosome 21, RBS_HiC_50CHRs, whole genome shotgun sequence.
GAGACAGTCCAATCAACAAAGCAGCACTCTGGGACATTCCTGGGAACGCCGGCATGTTCACAGAGTGTCACGGAGTCACAAACAAGGTCAACGGATGCGTATGGGATGCGTGCTCGGCACCTGCCAGGTGCAGAACCTCAGTCACCGCCTCTACCAGCTGACTGGCCAGAGCAGACGACAAGACTCGCCAATCAACCCCAGAAGTCCACATAGTTATGGATAAGACTGATAAGACCGCATGGTCCATTATGAAACCCATCCAAAAATGTGACAAAAGATGACCAGAGTCATCACTAGACAACAAACTGCCTTCAACTATTGAACTGTTTAGGTTGTGGTTAAATAAAAAATCCCTGTTCTAAAACCCATAGGAAATTACTGAGGAGAATTAGCCTTCCGGTTTTGCCTACAAATTGactggcctgatagtggaaacgCAGCAACTGAGACTCAATAGCAGGCTTGAAATGCCTAAAATTGTACAAATGCTGCATTGTAACGGTCTCAAAAAGAGCAAATCTGAATatgatatttcaaacttttgacaGAACTTATTTACAGTGGTGCCATATTTAAATTAAGGGAAATGAAAAAGAGGGTGTGATGGATAAAATTAGTTTCTTAAATGGCATACACATGTTTTTTTAGTCTACCAAAATTTCCTAGACCAATTTAAACAGCAGTACACAAactaggggcggctgtggctcaggtggtagagcgggtcggccgctaatcgtaAGGTttgcggttcgattcccggcccacatgggcaagacactgaaccccaagttgctcccaatggcaggctagcgccttgcatggcagctctgccgccattggtgtgtgaatgggacacagtgtaaagtgctttggtaaactaaggtttaaaaaaggtgctatacaagTGCAGACCATTCACAAACTATTGAAGACACTGTATACCCCTcggcctcgttttcattcccatcaaaattCAAATATGGCGCTGCTCTGAATTAGGTCTATAAGTGATAGGGGTCAAGATAAGCATACTTCgtgcataaaaacaaaaacaaaatcaacaaactaaaagaaaaaaaaaacatttgaaaccaCCCCAAGATGATTTGTTGGTCTTGGAGGTGTTTTGGCAACTTTCATTTGGTTACACTGGGACACCACCTGGCATCCCGACTAAACGTGCATCAGCTTGGCAAAACCAGGAGaccagctgaaaaccagcttggTCAGGCTTTTCATTGACTATCCCGTTGCACTATGAAACACGGCACATTAGGAAGTTAAATGGGTTGTGCATGCAGATTCATGTTGACTGGACTGTTCCTACAGGTCTCATTCAGAGTCTTAAAGTGTACAAGTAAGCCGTCTCTCTCACTTTTAATACTTGTTACCCTCTTGTAATGGATCATCTTGAAGCTTCATTCCCTTTACAGTAATCCCACAGTGATTGAGAAGATTGCCATCTTTGTCTCGCTTTCTAATCTGAAACAAATCGCCCTTGACTGAGCCAGCTAAAGCCGAACAAAGCTTCAACATGCACATCTTAAGAGTAAACATCCTGTTATAGAGTGGCCCCCAAAACCATTTAGACACTTAACAGGTGAAGTAATCTCtgcacaacctggtctcatagaatcacgtgactataccaacatttttgcaaactgatttcAATTGGCTCGTTGTACTTATCGTGGGAGTTTCCCGGTGAAACGAACACTAGAGGCGCAAAAACCACAGAGCCGGGGTTCCTTCTTCGGGGAAGGAAAACTACAAATGGCACATTAAACtaggagaaagtgttttaacatgGAAAACATAAACAGCGGCtgttaaatgtccaaatactttttggggccactgtatattccCATTTATACTTTTAAGATGTCAAATCTTCTTCATTACGCTCTCAAACTTTCAACACTGTCCGATCATATGCGTGCCAACAGTctcaaaacatacaaacacaaatataaaacATGGGCGACAACCGTTTTATACACAACTCTCTCGCCAAACAGGCACGTGGCCCAAACCAAACACAAACTAGTCGCTCAAAGTGGTGTCAATGTTGGAATGTGGACTATTATGTTCAAATCACATAGGCCAAAAGTTTCCAAACATGTAAAGCACTTTAAAAGTGAGACGATTTTATTACCTTCTTTAATGGCATTGACTTGAATGGAAGAGAAGATATTTTATTCTAAGCTTCTGAGATGTAAATATTTGTCATGTGGTAGTTTGTAGTTATTCATTTCTGTTGTGCATTTTATTAGAATTGATCGGtgtcaataaacaaaacaaacgcaTACGTTGTCTCATTTAGGTACCTGTAAAAGCTTGCAaatttgcatacacacacacacacccacactgaatAACGAGGCAATATGACGACATTACTCTAGATCAGTGCGTGTGTGTACACAAATCATTATCACTGTAAAATTCTGGGTCAGAGTGACAAGTGCAATTTTATCAATAGCCTATCATGAGTTCTTATAAAATtataaagcttcacatttctgcatttgaaccctcaaacaaattggccccattcacttccattgtaagtgcctcacagtaaattcgatttagctttttaaaataaaaagtggccCACACCTacagtcacgagtttgaatccaggatgtgcagagtgactccagtcaggctttctaagcaaccagttggccggttgctagggtgggtagagtcacatggggtaacctcctcgtggtcgcactaacatggttctcactctcggtagggcgcgtggcgagttgtgcatggatgacgCAGAAAATAACGTGAACCTCCACccgtgctacgtctccgtggttatgcactcaacaagccacataaaatgAGAGGATTGATGGGATTGACAAAttggggacaaaaaaaaaaaaaaaaaaaaaaaggtgggagtcaaaattatgccacaaattttgTCGATTGAACTTGTTAAACCCAGAATATGCCTTTGAGTTTGCAGAACTACACTTATTTAAcacagtgaaaacattatttggaCACATTTCTTTCTCTTGCCTGGGGACCCCTTCAGAATGAAGACACAGAGACATGTTGCTTTGTTTTCCTTGCATCATGTGCACACACCTTTGTTAAAGCCACTCAAGAGAATTTGAGCTTTTACAGTCATCTGCTGGTTGCAAGTGGACTTGCAACGTTTTCATTCCTCAAACGTTTCACTGAGGAACTTGGGggaaaatatgtaaagaaatagatcattttataatataataatacatgcaattgtttttaaaggtgcagtaagtgATTTCAGATGGTTTGCTAACTTCTGCCAGAATGAACCTGAATTAAACCGGCCCTTTCAACCACACGACCTCTGGCAAGCCATGTCAGTCAACCCGTTGTCAGGTCACATGAACGTACAAAATGataaagagaaagagagcatTGGCTAAACAAGCGTGGGCTGCTCCCCCAAGCCAATTTCAAAGTATTAGTGTGATTGCTGTACATGCAATATTGTCAACGAATCACAGAGACATTTTCTACCAACACGTCCAAGTATCTTccagtaatgtttaccacagaccttatcaaataaataaaaaaaacattataaaaaccaaTAGGAAATGCCTGAGGGAACCCAAGGTGAATTAGCCTTCCAGGTTTATCACCAAATTTATATTATGGCTAAACAGCTCCATACTCAAGTAAAAGCATGCCAAAAAtaaactaatttaattaattaaataagcaGCTGAACTGTGTGGAATAtagtaaaaatacattctctcagATTATGCCAAATGTGTAAGACAAAAAGAACAATTTTCTCATTCAGTGTCAGTATGTCCTCAGTTGCATTTGACCTCAAATTGTGTACAGTGAACCTCTGATATAGTGCCTTAGATACTTCACAGACTCACCCACAAAAATCAGCCAATAAAAATCAGGGGtgtaacatacacacaaaacacacacttaTCAAACAATGGTCTTTAAACAAACTTATTTGCcttgacagatagacagacagagcaaTAGTACGGTATGACAGACACATCAAAAGAAACATAGAACGATAGATAAATCGTAGAATGAATAAACAAAGATAGAACGTAGAACGAACAATGGAAAGTTAACAGAATGATCAAATGAACGATGGAAGGATAAAATGAACAATCAATGGACAGGAAGAATGAACGATAGAACATGTAGAACAATCAAACGATTGACAGAATGAATGTAGAACAAAAAACAATTGACAGAGCGTAGAACGAATGATACAACTCCGAACAAACTATAGATAGGTAAAATGCACTGATGGTAGAACATAGAAGGAACAGCTGACAGATAGAACGTAAAATTACTGAACTTGTGTAGAACAAACAAACGATTGACAGAACAAACGTAGAACAAAAGAATAATGGATAGATAGAACAAAGGAATGAATGATAGAACTCAAGATAGACAGAACAAACGTAGAACAAAAGAATAATGGATAGATAGAACAAAGGAATGAATGATAGAACTCAAGATAGACAGAACATACTAATGGTAGAACGTAGAAATGAACAGATGACAGATAGAacgtaaa
Coding sequences within:
- the LOC127661906 gene encoding protein ADM2-like, coding for MKSLLLVCVFLLPLQTLAPPVRNRLIFHRNPGTLPERGGSIAMETFTIPSMSSSTGARERHTVWTALVHKGPPARQSNQQSSTLGHSWERRHVHRVSRSHKQGQRMRMGCVLGTCQVQNLSHRLYQLTGQSRRQDSPINPRSPHSYG